One genomic region from Alteromonas pelagimontana encodes:
- a CDS encoding flagellar hook-length control protein FliK, with the protein MQQIATQRSDIATLPVDIEVPQEKGVSSESGSQFTDIMQRAGAEKRAEKGGQPHPSDNKRITEKAAIDRHAASSKSHRAELDKAAAQNQDAKQALADKNETDWLEYVDAVRKLQEKDNELSEESALGSAETDVEALVKQENDHLFVLPDGMTLQDASELKGDITSIPELLAKLQELLAQLDAEGATDATAGSGELSASAELEALAAALLNKMDANEATGKQTGLSTSELNSLITNLQSALSQGATGNNTADEESAENASALLDMLKAELAGKTANTAHSNANGSDTSASLNIDPNTANASITSASGVDAAMLSMQELSDEAKASAAEDLAEKVVALLPPSASEQQQQSVKTAVIAGINEIQDQLAQGREPGINLQDMIAQAMSEADITLTQQMNQSIEQQISQLNLGINAAQMAVEQANSARHQASADVAIQENNQIRSEASKSQQIQDGFEKPVNIHQPEGQQQLNEKIRWMLNSRNTMAEIRLDPPEMGSMQVRVNVSGDTASVNFIVQSPQAKDALAQAEPRLRELLAEQGIELGESVVQQESRQQGEDGDSGNRSGGSGGGFTEEEMSDTTVIEQPLTHRAQGGIDYYA; encoded by the coding sequence ATGCAACAAATTGCCACCCAGCGTTCAGATATTGCCACTTTACCGGTAGATATTGAAGTACCGCAAGAAAAAGGTGTTTCATCTGAGAGCGGCAGTCAATTTACTGACATTATGCAACGCGCAGGCGCTGAAAAACGTGCTGAGAAAGGCGGGCAGCCGCACCCGTCCGATAATAAAAGAATTACAGAAAAGGCTGCAATCGACCGCCACGCTGCCAGTTCTAAAAGTCATAGAGCCGAACTGGACAAAGCTGCCGCGCAGAATCAGGATGCTAAACAAGCTCTGGCAGATAAAAACGAAACCGACTGGTTAGAATATGTCGATGCGGTGCGCAAGCTACAAGAGAAAGACAACGAATTGTCGGAAGAATCCGCTTTGGGTAGTGCTGAAACTGACGTTGAAGCTTTAGTGAAGCAAGAAAACGATCATTTGTTCGTTTTACCTGACGGTATGACGTTACAAGATGCTTCAGAATTAAAAGGTGACATTACTTCGATACCTGAGTTGCTAGCCAAATTGCAAGAGCTTCTGGCTCAGCTTGACGCTGAAGGCGCGACTGATGCTACCGCGGGAAGTGGCGAGTTGAGCGCTTCTGCTGAACTGGAAGCGCTGGCGGCAGCGTTACTGAATAAAATGGACGCTAACGAGGCAACAGGCAAGCAGACTGGTTTATCCACGTCCGAACTAAACAGCTTGATAACGAATTTGCAGTCAGCTTTGTCACAGGGCGCAACAGGTAATAATACCGCAGATGAAGAGTCTGCTGAAAACGCATCAGCGTTGTTGGACATGTTAAAAGCTGAATTGGCGGGGAAAACAGCCAACACAGCTCATAGCAATGCTAATGGCTCAGACACTTCGGCTTCGTTGAATATAGATCCCAATACTGCCAACGCCAGCATAACTTCTGCAAGCGGTGTGGATGCGGCAATGCTGTCAATGCAGGAGTTGTCGGACGAGGCTAAAGCGAGCGCGGCAGAAGATCTTGCCGAAAAAGTAGTAGCGCTGCTGCCTCCCTCAGCATCTGAGCAACAGCAACAGTCGGTGAAAACGGCTGTGATTGCTGGCATTAACGAAATTCAGGATCAGCTCGCTCAGGGACGGGAGCCAGGAATTAACCTACAGGACATGATAGCCCAAGCAATGAGTGAAGCGGATATTACGCTTACTCAGCAGATGAATCAGAGCATTGAGCAACAAATCAGCCAGTTGAACCTGGGAATAAATGCAGCTCAGATGGCTGTGGAACAGGCGAACAGTGCAAGGCACCAGGCGTCGGCGGATGTAGCCATTCAGGAAAATAATCAGATCCGCAGCGAAGCCAGTAAGTCGCAGCAGATACAGGACGGGTTTGAAAAACCCGTCAACATCCATCAGCCGGAAGGTCAGCAACAACTTAATGAAAAGATTCGCTGGATGCTTAACAGCCGCAACACCATGGCGGAGATTCGTCTTGATCCACCTGAAATGGGCAGTATGCAGGTGCGGGTAAATGTATCTGGCGATACTGCCAGCGTGAATTTTATTGTGCAATCACCGCAAGCTAAAGATGCACTCGCGCAGGCTGAACCCCGCTTACGGGAATTGTTGGCGGAGCAGGGCATTGAGCTGGGAGAATCCGTTGTTCAACAAGAAAGCCGGCAGCAAGGTGAAGATGGTGACTCTGGAAACCGGTCTGGCGGCAGCGGTGGAGGTTTTACCGAAGAGGAAATGAGTGACACCACAGTCATTGAGCAACCTCTTACTCACCGTGCGCAAGGTGGTATTGACTACTATGCTTAA